In Desulfomonile tiedjei DSM 6799, a genomic segment contains:
- the lpxC gene encoding UDP-3-O-acyl-N-acetylglucosamine deacetylase, translating into MKKGRILVVDDQEEILESLGAILTDEGHSLIKARDGQEALHIVQSDSPDIVFLDIWIPGIDGMQTLKAIKKIDPQCSVIMMSGHGTIETAVKAIKLGATDYLEKPLNLEDVLHLVDKAILVKESEKTNSGNGTAQAHLIGTSSKVAGLKKTLEKTIAQKGAVWLAGEKGTGKEFLARVIHQMEGKDRDNLIKIRCTELTTENVRESLLGKKSGSGSVLSSFDRRRNEKTLLLVRVDRLARDVRDPLAAILRELMISDGKNPRSDSSEFRILSTSLTDADDLVRTDGFPQELADLLAQRVVRVPSLRERPDDIPLYIDHFLREAGEEFDRNTVEMDNEAMDRLLAYPWPGNVKELKVLIEHVVMTAPGSQITANDLLIPMTGVLGNSGVDTIIEATPEPVTSESTPNVTIIPGPADREVMSESSNSRQKTLRGRVVMYGQGLHSGVKTGLTLSPLPPSSGILFGHITSAGTVPAVISNVESTELSTCLKRNGLLAKTIEHLMAVFHVYGLTNVLVKISGEVPIMDGSALQFCNLVENAEIIVQEDPIEEVRITEPIELPVPSGSPKFMRVEPSDCLEVDYFLDYPPPIGTMQMCYRCDGPESFKQEIAPARTFGFVKHMRMMDEMGLAGGGRLSNVILLDDEKVVNPPLRYENEFVRHKILDIIGDFYLFGRPFKGKIIARRTGHTENIAMLKLIGEKMGIL; encoded by the coding sequence ATGAAAAAAGGCAGAATACTTGTAGTTGACGATCAGGAAGAAATCCTGGAATCTCTGGGCGCAATCCTGACGGATGAAGGACACTCGCTGATTAAGGCCAGAGACGGTCAGGAAGCACTTCATATCGTTCAGAGCGATTCCCCTGATATAGTTTTCCTGGACATCTGGATTCCGGGCATTGACGGGATGCAGACACTGAAAGCCATCAAGAAGATCGATCCGCAGTGTTCCGTCATCATGATGAGCGGACACGGGACGATTGAAACCGCGGTCAAAGCCATCAAGCTGGGTGCCACTGATTATCTTGAAAAACCGCTTAATCTGGAAGACGTTCTTCACCTGGTAGACAAGGCCATTCTTGTCAAGGAATCTGAGAAGACAAACTCAGGGAACGGTACTGCTCAGGCTCACCTTATCGGCACATCGTCCAAAGTGGCCGGTCTCAAGAAGACCTTGGAAAAAACCATAGCACAGAAGGGGGCTGTCTGGCTTGCGGGCGAGAAAGGAACGGGGAAGGAGTTCCTGGCGCGGGTCATCCATCAGATGGAAGGCAAAGATCGCGATAATCTGATAAAGATCCGTTGTACCGAACTTACTACTGAAAACGTGCGCGAATCTTTGCTGGGCAAGAAGTCCGGTTCAGGTAGTGTGCTTTCATCTTTCGACCGCCGCAGGAATGAGAAGACTTTGCTGCTCGTGAGAGTGGATCGGCTTGCACGAGACGTGCGCGATCCTTTGGCCGCCATTCTTCGCGAGCTGATGATTTCAGATGGAAAAAATCCACGATCCGACTCCTCGGAATTCAGAATTCTTTCCACAAGCCTGACCGATGCAGACGATCTGGTCCGCACGGACGGGTTCCCTCAGGAGTTGGCGGATTTGCTGGCCCAGAGAGTGGTTCGAGTTCCCTCTCTTCGCGAGCGGCCCGATGACATTCCGCTTTATATCGATCACTTTCTGCGGGAAGCGGGTGAAGAATTCGACCGGAACACGGTCGAAATGGACAACGAGGCCATGGATCGCCTGCTTGCGTACCCCTGGCCGGGAAATGTAAAAGAGCTCAAAGTTTTGATCGAGCATGTGGTGATGACAGCGCCCGGATCGCAGATTACGGCAAACGACCTTCTCATTCCCATGACGGGGGTACTGGGCAACTCCGGTGTAGATACCATTATTGAAGCCACACCGGAACCGGTCACATCTGAAAGCACGCCAAATGTTACGATTATCCCGGGACCGGCCGATCGAGAAGTAATGTCGGAAAGCAGCAACTCCCGCCAGAAAACGCTGCGGGGAAGAGTAGTCATGTACGGGCAGGGGCTCCACTCCGGAGTGAAAACGGGCCTGACATTGTCGCCTTTGCCGCCGTCCAGTGGAATTCTCTTCGGTCATATTACTTCAGCAGGTACAGTTCCGGCAGTGATTTCCAATGTGGAATCAACGGAATTATCCACGTGTCTCAAACGAAACGGTCTGCTGGCCAAGACTATCGAGCACCTTATGGCGGTGTTTCACGTGTACGGCCTTACAAACGTGCTCGTGAAGATTTCAGGCGAAGTGCCGATTATGGATGGCTCGGCTCTTCAGTTCTGTAATCTGGTTGAGAACGCGGAAATCATTGTACAGGAAGATCCAATCGAAGAAGTCAGGATAACCGAGCCCATCGAACTGCCCGTGCCTTCGGGAAGCCCGAAGTTCATGAGGGTGGAACCGTCCGATTGCCTGGAAGTGGATTACTTTCTGGACTATCCGCCGCCAATAGGCACGATGCAGATGTGTTACAGGTGTGACGGCCCCGAGAGTTTCAAGCAAGAAATAGCCCCTGCCCGAACCTTCGGATTCGTCAAACACATGCGCATGATGGATGAAATGGGGCTTGCGGGGGGCGGCAGACTATCCAATGTCATCCTCCTGGATGATGAGAAAGTGGTCAATCCACCGCTCCGTTATGAAAACGAGTTCGTCCGTCACAAGATTCTGGACATAATAGGTGATTTTTACCTGTTCGGGAGACCCTTTAAAGGCAAGATTATCGCCCGCCGGACGGGACATACCGAGAATATTGCCATGCTCAAGCTCATAGGTGAAAAGATGGGGATCCTGTAA
- a CDS encoding HPr family phosphocarrier protein encodes MILNYELLETKLTVSNELGLHARVATMMVQAMQNYSSQVTLVKDGVEVDARSVLGLLLLAATPGCEITVRAYGPDSEQAIQEISRLIQNEEPEKG; translated from the coding sequence ATGATTCTGAATTACGAACTCTTAGAAACCAAGCTCACGGTGAGCAACGAATTGGGGCTTCATGCAAGAGTGGCCACTATGATGGTACAGGCTATGCAGAATTATTCTTCACAGGTCACGTTGGTGAAAGATGGAGTGGAAGTTGATGCAAGAAGTGTGTTAGGATTACTTCTTTTAGCTGCGACGCCCGGGTGCGAGATAACTGTACGAGCTTACGGCCCGGATTCCGAGCAAGCAATCCAGGAGATCAGTCGATTAATTCAAAATGAAGAGCCCGAAAAAGGTTAG
- a CDS encoding cobalamin B12-binding domain-containing protein, with amino-acid sequence MEKRIRVVVAKPGLDGHDRGAKVVARALRDAGMEVIYTGLRQTPEAIYQTCIQEDADVLCLSSLSGAHDYLFPKVAEIFKQNGVNDVLILGGGIVPEEDIGELKDAGIEEIFGPGTRTDYIVKYIETHLKKAI; translated from the coding sequence ATGGAAAAACGCATCAGGGTAGTTGTTGCCAAACCCGGGCTCGACGGGCACGACCGCGGAGCCAAAGTTGTAGCACGAGCATTGCGTGATGCAGGCATGGAGGTCATTTACACCGGATTACGACAGACTCCGGAAGCTATTTATCAGACCTGCATTCAAGAAGATGCGGACGTCTTGTGTCTCAGCTCGCTTTCCGGAGCTCATGATTACTTGTTCCCGAAAGTAGCAGAAATCTTCAAGCAAAACGGGGTCAATGACGTGCTTATTCTCGGTGGAGGCATTGTTCCCGAAGAGGATATCGGAGAGCTCAAAGATGCAGGGATTGAGGAAATCTTCGGTCCCGGCACGCGTACGGATTATATTGTCAAATACATCGAGACCCACCTGAAAAAAGCCATTTGA
- the ptsP gene encoding phosphoenolpyruvate--protein phosphotransferase: protein MKSPKKVSGKKNRTSPKANENDKNKLMRGVGVSGGIGIGQAVVIERLTTEICPKRMLKPEEVPAEIIRFEGAVKTAAERIKSIKGHIGPHHPLGDHAYILDTHILLLKDRMFYEGTKQAIASEKQNAEWALSEIMLKITSAFDTIEDEYLKERARDIHFVGERVLRILMGIATEKKIHQLPPNSIIVSQDLSPADTAQIRRECVLGFAIDMGGRTSHTAIMARSLKIPAVTGLEKISKQVQTGDTIIVDGSTGVLIINPDPDVIFRYRERQELYKKYQQSLMTYGRLPAVTRDGSRSVRISANIELVDEIDIAYSHGAEGIGLFRTEYLFLGRPDLPSEEEQFQAYRHVLEHHAPKPVTIRTLDIGGDKIAVSLDTPHETNPALGFRAIRLCLSRTDLFKTQLRAIYRAAVYGNCKLLIPMISCLPELFATKKLLETVKEELRSEGLSYGNDVKLGILVEVPSAVAIADLLAKEVDFFSIGTNDLIQYALAIDRVNEHVNYLYDTLHPAILRLIRQIVSAGQAGGIHVAMCGEMAGDPVNTPILLGLGLDELSMNALAIPLVKKLIRSISMDECRELTWQAFQMSDAREIHGFLESWIRKRFPKDYFIDQNQ, encoded by the coding sequence ATGAAGAGCCCGAAAAAGGTTAGCGGGAAAAAAAACCGTACGTCGCCTAAAGCGAACGAGAACGACAAGAACAAATTGATGCGGGGGGTTGGAGTATCCGGCGGCATCGGAATCGGTCAGGCCGTTGTTATCGAACGTTTGACAACGGAAATCTGTCCCAAACGCATGCTGAAACCTGAGGAAGTACCTGCGGAAATTATCAGGTTCGAGGGTGCGGTCAAAACCGCGGCTGAACGCATAAAGTCCATCAAGGGTCACATAGGACCGCATCATCCCCTGGGGGATCACGCCTACATCCTGGATACGCACATTCTGCTCCTGAAGGACAGGATGTTCTACGAAGGCACAAAGCAGGCCATCGCATCCGAGAAGCAGAATGCGGAATGGGCATTGTCCGAGATAATGCTCAAGATAACCTCAGCGTTCGACACCATTGAAGATGAGTACCTGAAGGAACGGGCGAGAGACATTCATTTTGTCGGCGAACGCGTGCTCCGTATTCTGATGGGCATTGCTACCGAAAAGAAAATCCATCAGTTACCGCCGAATTCCATCATAGTGTCGCAAGATTTGTCTCCGGCAGATACTGCTCAGATCAGAAGAGAATGCGTGCTCGGATTTGCCATAGATATGGGGGGTAGAACCTCTCATACCGCGATTATGGCCAGATCCTTGAAGATCCCTGCTGTCACCGGTTTGGAGAAGATCAGCAAGCAGGTACAAACCGGGGACACGATCATAGTCGACGGCAGTACGGGAGTGCTCATTATCAACCCCGATCCGGACGTAATCTTCAGGTATCGGGAAAGACAAGAGCTTTATAAGAAATACCAGCAATCTCTCATGACCTACGGCCGTCTGCCCGCGGTTACACGGGACGGATCGAGGTCTGTTCGTATTTCCGCGAACATTGAGCTGGTGGACGAGATTGACATTGCCTATTCCCATGGAGCTGAAGGTATAGGACTGTTCCGAACAGAGTATCTTTTCCTGGGAAGACCGGATCTACCATCCGAAGAGGAGCAGTTTCAAGCATATCGACACGTTCTGGAACACCATGCTCCGAAACCGGTTACCATCCGTACCCTCGACATAGGCGGTGACAAGATTGCAGTAAGTCTGGATACTCCGCATGAGACGAATCCGGCTCTGGGATTCAGGGCGATCCGGCTTTGTCTGAGCAGGACTGACCTCTTCAAAACCCAACTGCGTGCAATCTATCGAGCTGCGGTTTACGGCAACTGCAAATTGCTGATTCCTATGATCTCGTGCCTTCCAGAGTTGTTTGCCACGAAGAAGCTTCTTGAAACCGTAAAGGAAGAGCTCAGAAGCGAAGGTCTATCATACGGTAATGACGTAAAGCTGGGGATTCTGGTGGAAGTTCCTTCTGCGGTGGCGATCGCCGATCTCTTGGCCAAGGAGGTCGATTTCTTCAGCATAGGAACCAACGACCTCATTCAATATGCTCTTGCGATAGACCGCGTGAACGAACATGTTAATTATCTGTATGATACGCTTCATCCAGCCATCCTGAGATTGATACGGCAGATAGTGAGTGCAGGCCAGGCTGGAGGCATTCACGTGGCAATGTGCGGAGAAATGGCCGGTGATCCTGTGAACACCCCGATTCTCCTGGGTCTCGGTCTGGACGAGCTTTCCATGAATGCTCTTGCAATCCCCTTGGTGAAGAAACTCATCCGATCGATCAGTATGGACGAATGCCGGGAGCTGACCTGGCAGGCGTTCCAGATGAGTGACGCCCGGGAGATCCACGGTTTCCTCGAGTCCTGGATCAGGAAACGATTCCCCAAAGACTATTTTATCGATCAGAATCAATAG
- a CDS encoding acyl-CoA carboxylase subunit beta, translated as MEQKFEELLEKLAEADMAGGVDKIEKQHKAGKMTARERVLELLDDGSFEEIDKFVVHRCSDFGMDKTVIPGEGVITGFGKVNGRGVYVFAQDFTVFGGSLSFMHAQKICKVMDLAYRNGFPLIGINDSGGARIQEGVESLGGYGEVFYRNVRASGVIPQISVVMGPCAGGAVYSPAVTDFIFMKEKTSYMFITGPQVIKQVTSEEIDPESLGGAKVHGRVSGVCHFHYASEKDTLAKVRELLSFLPDSNRVPPPIVHTEDPVDRLVPELDTIIPDSSRRPYDMKKIIVPVLDNRHFMEVHANYAKNLITGFGRLNGKTIGIVANQPNWMAGCLDTEASVKCSRFVRFCDAFNIPLWTLLDVPGYLPGTQQEHGGIIKHGAKILYAYAEATVPKVTLITRKAYGGAYVVMSSKHLRADINLAYPSAEIAVMGPEGAIQILFRKEISDAEDPAARRAELIQDYVEKFASPYRAAQLGFVDRVIFPRETRSVLIKAFAQLEGKTEEKPKRKHGNIPL; from the coding sequence ATGGAACAGAAGTTCGAGGAGCTGTTGGAAAAGCTTGCCGAGGCCGATATGGCCGGAGGCGTAGATAAAATAGAAAAGCAGCATAAAGCCGGCAAGATGACTGCTCGAGAGCGAGTCTTGGAGCTTCTCGACGATGGTTCCTTTGAAGAGATCGACAAATTCGTTGTCCACCGGTGCAGCGATTTTGGTATGGACAAAACCGTAATACCCGGAGAAGGCGTAATCACAGGGTTCGGAAAGGTAAACGGCCGGGGTGTCTATGTGTTTGCACAGGATTTCACCGTGTTCGGTGGCAGTCTCTCTTTTATGCACGCGCAGAAGATCTGCAAGGTGATGGATCTCGCGTACCGCAACGGTTTTCCTCTCATCGGTATAAACGATTCAGGCGGTGCTCGAATCCAGGAAGGCGTGGAAAGCCTTGGGGGCTACGGCGAAGTCTTTTACCGGAATGTCCGTGCATCGGGCGTAATCCCGCAAATCTCGGTCGTCATGGGACCGTGTGCAGGTGGGGCAGTCTATTCGCCTGCTGTTACGGACTTCATCTTTATGAAGGAAAAAACCAGCTATATGTTTATTACCGGTCCTCAGGTAATAAAACAGGTCACCAGCGAGGAGATCGATCCGGAGAGCCTCGGAGGCGCGAAAGTTCACGGAAGAGTTTCCGGCGTGTGCCACTTCCATTATGCCTCGGAAAAAGACACTTTGGCCAAGGTAAGGGAACTGCTTTCATTCCTCCCTGATAGCAACAGAGTCCCTCCACCGATTGTTCACACCGAAGACCCTGTGGACAGGCTGGTCCCGGAGCTTGATACCATTATCCCGGACAGTTCCCGCCGACCGTACGACATGAAGAAAATCATTGTCCCGGTTCTGGACAACCGCCATTTTATGGAAGTACATGCGAATTACGCGAAGAATCTCATTACGGGTTTCGGCAGACTCAACGGCAAGACCATCGGTATAGTCGCAAACCAGCCGAATTGGATGGCGGGATGCCTGGATACGGAAGCATCGGTCAAGTGCTCCAGATTTGTACGATTCTGTGATGCTTTTAATATTCCACTCTGGACCCTCCTGGACGTTCCCGGGTATTTGCCCGGAACTCAGCAGGAGCACGGCGGCATCATCAAGCATGGCGCCAAGATACTGTATGCTTACGCGGAAGCCACGGTTCCCAAAGTAACCCTCATCACGCGAAAAGCGTATGGCGGTGCGTATGTGGTTATGTCAAGCAAGCACTTGAGGGCTGATATCAATCTGGCGTATCCTTCAGCGGAAATCGCAGTTATGGGACCTGAAGGAGCTATTCAGATTCTGTTCCGAAAAGAGATTTCCGACGCTGAAGATCCCGCAGCGAGGAGGGCGGAACTGATACAGGACTACGTCGAAAAATTCGCTAGTCCTTACAGAGCAGCTCAACTGGGATTCGTGGACAGAGTCATTTTTCCGCGGGAAACCCGCTCGGTGTTGATCAAAGCGTTTGCTCAATTGGAAGGAAAAACGGAAGAGAAGCCGAAGAGGAAACATGGAAATATTCCTCTCTAG
- a CDS encoding PTS system mannose/fructose/sorbose family transporter subunit IID gives MRYKISDSISMRGVNRRVFERSFLMEVLWNYEKKQNIGFVFCFFPALERLYPDEEERREAIRRHLEPVNTHPSMGPLLAGLTARLEHDLEPSTIIPYRKRIMATLAAYGDRFFWSHLKPLAAVCGTLFGFLFFGSVVGIVILLATYNLPQFFLRGRGFLMGWTEGLQILQILKSPGIAAIVASARDVLAVALGLLTGLILYLGMKVPVPEVSVRLVAGGGLFVAALAAVALFRLQMPPAAVIYLIALGVFSIFVFLQTGMLVV, from the coding sequence ATGCGCTATAAGATTTCCGATTCCATCAGTATGAGAGGGGTTAACCGGAGAGTCTTCGAGAGATCTTTCCTTATGGAAGTCTTGTGGAACTATGAAAAAAAGCAGAATATCGGATTCGTATTTTGTTTTTTCCCTGCACTCGAACGGTTATACCCGGATGAGGAAGAGCGGAGAGAAGCAATACGCCGCCATTTAGAGCCGGTGAATACACATCCCAGCATGGGACCGCTTCTAGCCGGTTTGACAGCCAGACTGGAGCATGATCTTGAGCCGTCTACGATCATTCCTTACAGAAAACGTATCATGGCTACTTTGGCTGCATATGGCGATCGTTTTTTTTGGAGTCATCTGAAACCGTTGGCTGCGGTATGCGGGACGTTGTTCGGCTTCTTGTTTTTCGGATCTGTGGTTGGCATTGTCATACTGCTGGCAACGTACAATCTGCCCCAGTTTTTTCTCCGCGGTCGAGGGTTTCTGATGGGGTGGACGGAAGGCCTTCAGATCCTTCAGATCCTTAAGAGTCCGGGAATAGCGGCGATTGTTGCCTCGGCTCGGGATGTCCTTGCGGTTGCTCTGGGGCTTTTGACGGGGTTGATCCTGTATCTGGGCATGAAAGTACCGGTGCCGGAAGTCTCAGTGAGATTGGTGGCCGGAGGCGGGCTGTTTGTTGCCGCTTTGGCTGCTGTAGCTCTCTTTCGTCTGCAGATGCCTCCTGCAGCAGTCATTTACTTGATTGCATTGGGCGTGTTTTCCATATTCGTATTTCTTCAAACGGGGATGCTGGTAGTATGA
- the sucD gene encoding succinate--CoA ligase subunit alpha, which produces MAILVNRESRVICQGITGRNGTFHSLACREYGTNMVGGVTPGKGGSTVDGIPVFNTVWHAVKETGADVSLIFIPAAQAKDPILEAVDAGIQVVVCITEGIPPLDTASALYTLRQEGRILIGPNTPGIISPPESCKVGIMPGYIHKPGPVGVISRSGTLTYEVVDQLTKNGIGQSTCLGLGGDPVVGLSFVDVLKMFREDPATEAVVLIGEIGGSAEEQAAEYIKNEFNKPVAAYIAGRLAPPGKRMGHAGAIISGGSGTAQGKIQALQDAGVTVIENLTQVGSAVKQLL; this is translated from the coding sequence ATGGCAATTCTCGTAAACAGGGAATCACGAGTCATATGCCAGGGAATTACCGGGCGAAATGGAACATTCCATTCGCTTGCCTGCCGGGAATACGGCACGAATATGGTAGGCGGAGTCACCCCGGGAAAGGGCGGTTCCACAGTTGATGGCATTCCGGTATTTAACACCGTTTGGCACGCCGTCAAGGAAACCGGTGCTGATGTCTCCCTCATTTTCATTCCCGCAGCCCAGGCCAAAGACCCGATTCTCGAAGCAGTGGATGCAGGGATCCAGGTTGTCGTATGCATTACGGAAGGCATCCCGCCCCTCGATACTGCGTCCGCATTGTACACACTCAGGCAGGAAGGAAGAATTCTCATAGGGCCGAATACCCCGGGGATCATTTCTCCACCGGAATCGTGTAAAGTCGGCATCATGCCCGGATACATTCACAAGCCAGGACCGGTGGGGGTGATCTCACGATCGGGAACGCTCACGTACGAGGTTGTGGACCAACTCACCAAGAATGGAATCGGGCAGAGCACGTGTCTCGGCCTGGGAGGCGATCCGGTAGTCGGGCTCAGCTTCGTGGACGTTCTGAAGATGTTCCGGGAAGACCCTGCAACTGAGGCCGTGGTGCTCATAGGAGAAATCGGCGGATCTGCCGAGGAGCAGGCTGCGGAATATATTAAAAACGAATTCAACAAACCGGTCGCAGCCTATATTGCCGGAAGACTGGCTCCTCCAGGCAAAAGGATGGGGCACGCTGGAGCGATCATATCCGGGGGATCCGGAACAGCTCAGGGAAAAATCCAGGCATTGCAAGACGCGGGAGTGACCGTTATTGAGAACCTGACTCAGGTGGGCTCTGCGGTTAAGCAGTTGCTTTAA
- the sucC gene encoding ADP-forming succinate--CoA ligase subunit beta produces MNLHEYQAKEILAKRGVPIPRGSVCYDPLEAQIAARELKTEKVVLKAQAHTGGRGKAGGVALVSAEGDIRTKASEILGRQLVTYQTGPEGKPVSALLVEEVLPIDREMYLGAVLDRTSGKVTIMASSEGGVEIEKLARESPEKIITIAVDPLRGLTPFQARLLAYKLSDNKIHAQQIAKTVSAVYDVFIKYDCTLAEINPLIVSGDKVLALDAKINLDENALFRHPELESMRDRSQEDLLELSARKDGLSYIKLTGDIGCIVNGAGLAMATLDLIALHGGSPANFLDVGGGASEQGVADAMNILLDDRRVKVVFINIFGGILRCDVLARGVIKALNARGVALPIVARIEGTNIEEGRELFEQSGLPIEMIPSLDEAARLVVAKAKSL; encoded by the coding sequence ATGAATCTTCACGAATATCAGGCAAAAGAAATCCTGGCAAAGCGAGGGGTACCTATTCCCAGAGGCTCGGTTTGTTACGATCCCCTGGAAGCACAGATTGCCGCACGGGAATTGAAAACTGAAAAGGTGGTTCTCAAGGCACAGGCGCATACAGGCGGCAGAGGAAAGGCCGGCGGTGTTGCACTCGTCTCCGCAGAAGGCGATATCAGGACTAAAGCATCGGAAATCTTGGGACGCCAGTTGGTGACCTACCAGACCGGACCGGAAGGCAAACCGGTGAGCGCTCTGTTGGTAGAAGAAGTCCTTCCCATCGACCGGGAAATGTATCTCGGTGCCGTCCTGGACAGGACTTCCGGCAAAGTCACGATTATGGCGAGTTCTGAAGGCGGTGTGGAAATCGAGAAGCTTGCCCGGGAATCACCGGAAAAGATTATCACGATCGCGGTCGATCCGCTGCGAGGACTCACGCCTTTTCAGGCAAGACTCCTGGCATACAAGCTGAGCGACAACAAGATTCATGCACAGCAAATAGCGAAAACGGTCAGTGCAGTGTACGACGTGTTCATAAAGTACGATTGCACTCTCGCGGAGATAAATCCGTTGATCGTTTCAGGGGACAAGGTTCTCGCCCTGGATGCCAAGATCAACCTGGATGAAAATGCCCTGTTCCGACATCCGGAACTGGAATCGATGCGAGACAGGTCCCAGGAAGATTTGCTCGAACTGTCTGCAAGAAAAGACGGATTGAGCTATATCAAGCTGACCGGCGATATCGGTTGTATCGTCAATGGAGCCGGTCTCGCTATGGCCACGCTTGATTTGATCGCTCTCCACGGGGGCTCTCCCGCTAATTTTCTGGATGTAGGAGGCGGAGCAAGCGAGCAGGGCGTGGCAGACGCGATGAATATTCTTCTGGACGACCGGCGGGTAAAGGTAGTTTTCATTAATATATTCGGTGGCATATTGCGGTGCGATGTGCTGGCCCGAGGCGTTATCAAAGCATTAAACGCCCGCGGAGTAGCGCTCCCTATTGTTGCTCGAATTGAAGGAACCAACATCGAAGAAGGCCGCGAACTGTTTGAGCAATCCGGTCTTCCCATAGAGATGATACCGTCCCTGGACGAAGCCGCACGACTGGTGGTTGCCAAGGCCAAGTCCCTTTAG
- the smpB gene encoding SsrA-binding protein SmpB — MTQNDGIKLICKNRKAFFNFEIEDTFEAGISLLGSEVKSLRSGKANLSDSYGKIVDGELFLVDAHISPYAQANRENHEPLRDRKLLIHKRELKRLTGKVAERGFSLIPLKMYFKRGRVKVEMALARGKKTYDKRETIKKKDQRRELERLVKYRQRSS, encoded by the coding sequence ATGACGCAAAACGACGGCATAAAGCTGATCTGCAAGAACCGGAAGGCGTTTTTCAATTTTGAGATTGAAGACACCTTTGAAGCAGGGATCAGTCTACTCGGTTCGGAAGTAAAATCTCTCAGGAGCGGCAAGGCCAATCTTTCGGATTCGTACGGCAAGATTGTCGATGGAGAGCTTTTTCTGGTGGATGCTCATATTTCTCCATATGCACAGGCGAATCGGGAGAACCACGAGCCTCTTCGCGACCGCAAGTTGTTGATCCACAAACGAGAGTTGAAAAGGCTCACCGGGAAGGTAGCGGAGCGAGGCTTTTCGCTCATACCATTGAAAATGTACTTCAAGCGTGGTAGGGTCAAAGTGGAAATGGCTCTCGCGAGGGGCAAGAAAACCTACGACAAGCGAGAAACCATTAAGAAGAAAGACCAGCGCAGAGAACTGGAACGTCTGGTGAAGTATCGCCAGAGATCCTCATAG
- a CDS encoding NYN domain-containing protein, with the protein MRTYVYIDGFNLYYGAVRGTHYKWLDFRALCKHILKPHHDILKIKYFTARVRPTPHDPDKYIRQQTFLRALQAYLPEVEIYYGHFLSHPVWAPLADRSEGPPRIKVIKTEEKGSDVNLAVHLLNDAWLDSYDCAVLISNDSDLAEPLKLVRSQNKKRIGVITPHKNPQSRQLIKYADFVGKIREGVLRISQLPDPIPGTNIHKPAKW; encoded by the coding sequence TTGAGAACCTACGTTTACATAGACGGCTTCAATCTCTACTATGGGGCAGTCCGGGGTACTCATTACAAGTGGCTCGATTTTAGGGCTCTCTGCAAGCACATCCTCAAACCTCACCATGACATTCTCAAAATCAAGTATTTTACAGCTCGCGTTCGACCCACTCCACATGACCCTGACAAATATATTCGGCAACAAACTTTTCTGCGGGCACTGCAAGCTTATCTGCCAGAAGTAGAGATCTACTATGGGCATTTCTTGAGCCATCCCGTTTGGGCACCTTTAGCAGATCGATCGGAAGGTCCACCGCGTATAAAAGTCATAAAAACTGAAGAAAAGGGATCTGATGTCAACTTGGCAGTCCATTTACTGAATGACGCCTGGCTGGATTCGTATGACTGCGCTGTCTTGATTTCTAATGATAGCGATCTAGCGGAGCCTTTGAAGCTGGTGAGATCTCAAAACAAGAAACGCATAGGAGTGATTACTCCTCATAAGAATCCTCAATCGCGGCAATTGATCAAATATGCCGATTTCGTGGGGAAAATAAGAGAGGGAGTTCTGCGAATATCCCAGCTCCCAGACCCGATTCCGGGAACGAATATTCACAAACCGGCAAAATGGTAG